TCCGCGGGCTCAGCAGTTCCTCGGTATAAACGTAGTTCAGATGCTCGCGACGCATCACCTGCACCAGTTCAGCTAGCTTGGTCGGGGTGGGCTCGGCATCGGCATTCACCGCCGAGGCGGAGATGTATTTCAGACCGTAACGCCTGGCGAGATAGCCGAACGCGTAGTGGCCGCCGTGCAGCAGCACCTTCTTGGGGCACTGGGCCAGGGTCTCCTTGTAGCGCTGGTCCAGTTCGGCCAGTTGCTGATCCAGTTTGGCCGCGTTCTGCTGGTAGAAAGCCTTGTTGGCGGCATCGCGCACGATGTAGGCTGCCAGGATGTTCCTAGCGATGGTACGGGCGTTGTCGAAATCCAGCCAGATGTGGGGATCCACCCCGGTCCCTTCGTGGGCGTCATGCTCCCCGCGATGCTGGTCCGACACCGGCCCCTGCATCAGCGGGATACCTTTTCCCCCCTCGACCACCTCGACCTTGCCGCGGTCCAAGCCGGAGATGATGTTGGCCGCCCAGGGCTCCATGGCAGCGTTGGTGTAGATGAAGAGGTCGGCACGGTTCACCCGGACCACGTCCTCAGGGCGCGGCTCGAAGGAGTGCGGTTCGACGCCCGGCGGGAGCAGCAGACTGACGGTGGCCCGGTCGCCGCCGATGGTCCTCGCGAAGTCGTAGAGCGGGAACAGGGTCGCCACCACCTGGAGTTTCCCGTCGGATTGCTGCTTTTCTTTGCTACACCCCGGCGTCACCAAGAGCAGCGCCAGCAGTAAGGCCATAAGCCATTTCATTGTTTGTCCCCGTTGTCGGCGCAGCCGCCGCACAATCCGTTTAACTGCAGGATATGGGAGAGCACCTTGCCCCCGTTGCGCTTGGACACCTCCTGCTCCAACGCATCGATGCCGCAAGCCGGGATGTCCTCGACCTTGCGGCATGAGAGGCAGACGAAGTGGTGATGGTGCTCCCGGTTGCTGCAGAAATAGTAGTAAAGCTGGCGGTTAGGGTGGATCACCTTGGAAAGGACGCCGCTTTGGGCGAGTTCCTCCAGGTTGCGGTACACCGTGGGAAGACCCAGCCGGTCGAAGCGATCCTTCAGCCTCTTCCACAGTTCCTCGGGGCTCGCGTATCCCGGTTCCGCCTCGAGCATCTCGAGGATCGCCAGCCTTTTCGGCGTCGCCTTCATGCCGGCGGTCTTCAAGGCCGTTGCGTGACGCTGGTCCATACCCGCCTCTAAATAGAAATGATTTCGTTTTAGGATAGCCAGCATGGTCTTCTTGTCAAGAAAAATATTGTAATTAAAAGACACTTTGCGTTAAGATTCCAGCGCTTCCAGTGATATGGCACAACATTTCCGGTCTTTGGCGGAGTAACCGGCGCCAGGATTAGAGGGCCTGAAGGGGGTACCCTCGTTAGATCGGTTAGTTGGACGTCCCATTGTCGTGGTGGGGATCGTTGGCGTTTGTATTGCATCTGTAAACAGCTGTTGCTATGCAGTTATTTTATTTGGTGGGCGGCGTCACATGCAAAACGGAACCTACAACTATAAGGACTACTTTCAGCCCGGCCAGAAAGCGCGGGTCGAAGTGGCGTTATCAGGGGACACGGTTTTCAATGACGGCGCGATAGTCACCGAGATAAACGACACCGAGGTCCGCCTGAGGCTGTCCCGCGAGAAACTCCCCGAAGGAGTGTTCCTGCGCCCCGAAGCGCCGCTGGTAGTCCGGGTCGGCGTAGGTGGCAACAGCTATCGCTGCAAGGCCGTGGTGCTCGACGACCAGGGCGAAGAAGACCTCCGCATCGCCTTCACCGACCGGGTGACCCCCGAGGACCAGAGGGAATACTTCCGCCTCGGCACCGACATCCCCGTCATCCTGTTCAATGTGACCGCGGGGACCGCCGAGGAAAGCGGCACCGCCGGGTTGCGGGTGGCGACGCAGAGCAGCCTGCCGCGGGTCGTCAACATCAGCGGCGGCGGGTTACGCACCGAGACGGAGATGGAGATGACGCGCGATGACATTGTCTATGCCACCTTCCATCTGCCGTTGCCCGAACCGAAAGTAGTGCCGGTGGTCGCCCAGGTTATGCACTGTGAGAAGATCGACAGGGGCGACGGCGTGGTCCACAGCGCCGGCCTGCGGTTCATGCACATCAACGAGCGGGATCGCGACGCCATAGTCCGTTTCGTCTGCAACGAAGAGATCAAGCGTATCAGGCTGTGCCGTAAGGATTTCTACTCCCTATCCAACGCTTCGTAATCGCTGATAAGACAGCGATAATTTGTGTAATGCCGCAACTGACAAGGCCAACCGGGCATCCGGTTGGCCTTTTTTTATTCTTTGCGAAGGGGAGACAGAGGGGATTTGCCTTCCCACCACTCCAGGCACCGCCCCTATCCCAACTCCGCCGCCAGCGCCCGCACTAGCAGGTCATTTTCCTCCTTGAGCCGCACCGCGACCCTGAAGAAGCTGACATCGAGTCCCTGGAAATTGCCGCAGTCCCTGATCAGTATCCCCTTCGCGAGCAGCGCCTCGCGCAACTGCCTCGCGCTCACCCCCTGACGCAGTATCCGCACCAGCAGGTAATTTGCCCGCCCCGGGAACACCTGCAGTCCCGGGATCCCCGCAAGGGCGGTAGCGAGGCGTGCACGCTGCTCATCGATGTAGCTTCTGGTACGGCGGCAGTAATCATCATCCGCCAGCGAAGCCACCCCGGCCACCTGCGCCGCGGTGTTGACGTTCCAGGGATCCTGCTGCGCGACTATCTGCGCCACGGTCTCCACAGCTGCTATAGCGTAACCCAGGCGCAATCCGGGAATGCCGAAGAATTTGGTCATGGAGCGGAGCAGGACCGCACGCGGGTTGCCACGCACCAAGTGCTTCGCCGACTCCTCCTCGCAAAAATCGATGAAGGCCTCGTCGAGCACCAGGAAGGTGCCGCTCTCCCGGCAGATATCGATCACCCCGGTGAGATCCCGCAGCGGCAGCAGGTTCCCCGCCGGATTGCCCGGATTGCAGAGAAAAAGCATGTCGTAGCCGGCGGCTAGCTTTTGACCGAGTGCAATCGTATCGAGGGCGAAATCGTCGGCAGACGACAGGGTGTAGTAGTCGATCTCCCACCCTGCCCGCTCCAGGGCCAGGGCGTATTCCGCAAAGGCAGGCGCGACCACCAGCGCCTTTTTGCCAGGGAAGGTGCGCGGCAGCAGGTGTATCAGCTCGGTCGAGCCATTGGCGACGGCGATCTCGGCGGATCCGATCCCGTGATACTCCGCCAGCGCCTGTTTCAGCTCGGTGGCGCCTTTATCCGGGTAATGGAGTAAACGGTCCACGCTTGCATTCAGCGCCTCGCGCACCCCCGGAGCCATACCCAGCGGGTTGATGCTGGCGGAAAAGTCGATGATGCGCTCCGGTGCTAGCCCGAGGTTCCTGGCCACGGCAAAAACGTTGCCGCCATGTTCATGTGGGATTGCCATAGGCTTACCTTTTTTCCGAGCTCCCGCTGTTCTTATTGCTCGCTGCAAATCCTTCCCCGCCCCCGGAGAGGAAGGGTCAGGGAGGGGGGAGGCAGCATTCAGAAACTTCCTGCTATTGCCAAAACTGAAAGCCAGCCCGCCACCAGCAGCGCCTCGCTGCCATACATCAACCGTACGACACCCGCGTACGTCGCCTGAGAGAGCGGCTGTAGCGGATCACCAATGGTGGGTTTCGCCACGATCCTGCCAAAATAACGGTTCGCCCCACCCAGCCTGACGCCGAGCGCTCCGGCGGCCGCCGCTTCGGGAAAGCCGCTGTTGGGGGAGGAATGGTTCCTGCCGTCCCGGCGCAGGATCCGCCAGGCACCGCCGCCGCTCAACCCGCAAAGCGGAGCCGCCAGCACCATGAGTAGCCCGGTCAGCCGCGCCGGGATATAGTTGGCGACGTCGTCGAAGCGGGCCGAAGCCCAACCGAATTCGAGGTACCGGTCGTTCTTGTAACCCACCATCGAGTCGAGGGTGTTAACCGCCTTGTAGGCGATGGCCAGCGCGGGGCCGCCCAGCACCAGGTAAAAAAGCGGCGCGATGACGCCGTCGCCGGTATTCTCAGCCACCGTCTCCACCGCTCCCCGGATGATCTCCGGCTCGTCCAGGT
This window of the Geomonas agri genome carries:
- the cbiB gene encoding adenosylcobinamide-phosphate synthase CbiB, giving the protein MTVAESPVAVVLGAVLLDLVLGDPRALPHPVIGIGELISSLEGPLRRLIPNARVAGVALLVITVGVSYALAASLIYAAFQLAPAACFVVSLYLAWVSLAARSLHLESAKVVRALQKGDLPAARVALSYIVGRETTDLDEPEIIRGAVETVAENTGDGVIAPLFYLVLGGPALAIAYKAVNTLDSMVGYKNDRYLEFGWASARFDDVANYIPARLTGLLMVLAAPLCGLSGGGAWRILRRDGRNHSSPNSGFPEAAAAGALGVRLGGANRYFGRIVAKPTIGDPLQPLSQATYAGVVRLMYGSEALLVAGWLSVLAIAGSF
- a CDS encoding metal ABC transporter substrate-binding protein; translated protein: MKWLMALLLALLLVTPGCSKEKQQSDGKLQVVATLFPLYDFARTIGGDRATVSLLLPPGVEPHSFEPRPEDVVRVNRADLFIYTNAAMEPWAANIISGLDRGKVEVVEGGKGIPLMQGPVSDQHRGEHDAHEGTGVDPHIWLDFDNARTIARNILAAYIVRDAANKAFYQQNAAKLDQQLAELDQRYKETLAQCPKKVLLHGGHYAFGYLARRYGLKYISASAVNADAEPTPTKLAELVQVMRREHLNYVYTEELLSPRIAETIARETGAKVLMLRAGHNVTRDDLQRGVTFISLMEENLRNLKTGLQ
- a CDS encoding Fur family transcriptional regulator, whose amino-acid sequence is MDQRHATALKTAGMKATPKRLAILEMLEAEPGYASPEELWKRLKDRFDRLGLPTVYRNLEELAQSGVLSKVIHPNRQLYYYFCSNREHHHHFVCLSCRKVEDIPACGIDALEQEVSKRNGGKVLSHILQLNGLCGGCADNGDKQ
- a CDS encoding PilZ-like domain-containing protein, which encodes MQNGTYNYKDYFQPGQKARVEVALSGDTVFNDGAIVTEINDTEVRLRLSREKLPEGVFLRPEAPLVVRVGVGGNSYRCKAVVLDDQGEEDLRIAFTDRVTPEDQREYFRLGTDIPVILFNVTAGTAEESGTAGLRVATQSSLPRVVNISGGGLRTETEMEMTRDDIVYATFHLPLPEPKVVPVVAQVMHCEKIDRGDGVVHSAGLRFMHINERDRDAIVRFVCNEEIKRIRLCRKDFYSLSNAS
- the cobD gene encoding threonine-phosphate decarboxylase CobD, which gives rise to MAIPHEHGGNVFAVARNLGLAPERIIDFSASINPLGMAPGVREALNASVDRLLHYPDKGATELKQALAEYHGIGSAEIAVANGSTELIHLLPRTFPGKKALVVAPAFAEYALALERAGWEIDYYTLSSADDFALDTIALGQKLAAGYDMLFLCNPGNPAGNLLPLRDLTGVIDICRESGTFLVLDEAFIDFCEEESAKHLVRGNPRAVLLRSMTKFFGIPGLRLGYAIAAVETVAQIVAQQDPWNVNTAAQVAGVASLADDDYCRRTRSYIDEQRARLATALAGIPGLQVFPGRANYLLVRILRQGVSARQLREALLAKGILIRDCGNFQGLDVSFFRVAVRLKEENDLLVRALAAELG